tgatcattgattatttgaagaCTCctttttgatttcaataaattagttttggttgtggaagacgcttctcacaatccaaattcctccttagttctagtttgattaggaaacgttcgctaatcaaacactaatcaacaagttgccaaggaacgtccttggggcattgtagcatcgaacaactgttgattgcattaagacttagagaaacccaattctatccttgccaaccgcgtggtcaagtttagattatgcaacctgattgaatgtgtatttgaacaatccaagcaattacggacctaaaccattcaaacaatattactcaagcaatttaaaagcaatgggcccttattgattctaaaagcaaagtaatacttgtagaaaagatcagattgcataaatattgaaacaaataagagttcaacaatggagtattaaacctcccaattcataacaaatctgaatattctcaacttcaactagaaaataatgaatttagccactcatggtgactaaaatactcaaaagagatgaaaagaaagaaaagaaagaacagctgaagagtttctggcgagggagaaggtgctgagttcctgatcagaagatccctttgctggtttggaggctctccttttatagctgcagaatttctctccatctagggttttgaaatccctctttgatttggtgtttgactcctcttttgatgttgattttaattgcaattggaattccttggatgagagactctttcgtggctcttggttttgtgttggaagtgattggattggatttggacttctgaaaattcggatttctgttttctgcccattttcccgctctgctgtaagtttctgctgtcaaagtgatttgcccggtgatttgaccagtttctttaagtgattgggcaaatcactgaccagatcgcttctctgtgagtcagtcctctatgtctctgcgagtgatttggccagtgatcttcgagtttcttgggcaaattactgcccatatcactgctgtctgttgcctccgggtttcttctttagcttgatctgggcagtgattggagcagtttagctggtgatcttgggcaaatcactgggcaaatcatcattctgtactttttctgcactttttctcccattttctaatttcttccttttctgtaaaaacaagataaaaaccataaattaaactaaaaaatgtgtaaataagcaacaataattatgataaaaatgtggctaaattatgcttgatcagaaATACTTTTTATTGAATGATTTAATTGCTTTACAATGACTGCTCTATTTAGAGCACTAAAACAAATTACACCGCCAACAACTCGATAAGATAAATTAAAGATTGAAAtcaaaaaaatcttaaataaataaatctaaatcttGAAGGATATTCTGAAGACCAAATCAAACCTGTTTGAATTAATTCCAACATCCTCAAAGCTTTGATAAAATTGACGCTTGCGTCTTGTGGCATGCGGCATTTTTTAAATCTGCTTTTCGCTGATCTACAGGCTTAATATTGAATTCTATGCAGTTAACTTCTTGTTACGTGTTTGTGCAGGGCAATTATGTTCTTtgtaaattaaagataaaatcaAATAAGAAGGAAAAGGCAAGTAAGAGGTCAAAGAAAGCTGAACCAGATTGCAAGAATACAAGGCCTAAAAAGAAGGCAAGAAAATGTGAATCAGACAGTAATTTgacttctgcttctgcttccaGAAACAAAAAGTTAGAGGAGATGACGGCTTATTCAGCCTATGGTGAAGGTGAACCAAGCAATGCTATAATTTTGGATTTAGAAAACGAAAATCCAAGTATGGCTGCTAACTCCACCTATAACGAATGTGAGACAAGCAGTCTGATGGATTCTAATTTTGAGAATCCTTTCTATAAAAAGGCTATTGATTCATCTCGTAATACGGGTGAAACAAGTGGCCCAATGGCTTCTTATTTGGAAAATCATAGTCCAAATGTGATGACCGCTATGTCATCATATTCTGGTTTAGAACATGAAATTCCATGTGAGATAACTTCTCTTTCAACTAATAATCAAGTTGAAACAAGTTGTTTTAAGACCTATGATTTTCAAAATCAATGCTCAAATGCATTTGATAAAGGGAAATGCTTAAATGCATTTGATAAAGGGAAATCAAGTTACCTCATTACTTTGGATTTTGAAAATCAAAATCCTAGTAAGATCTGGGACTTATCAGCCTCCAGAGAAGGTGAACAGTGTCCTCTACCGGAAACACCTACTGATTTTGAATATCGAAATCAATGCTTAAATGCATTTGATAAAGGGAAATGCTTAAATGCATTTGATAAAGGGAAATCAAGTTACCCCATTACTTTGGATTTTGAAAATCAAAATCCTAGTAAGATCTGGGACTTAAAAGCCTCCAGAGAAGGTGAACAGTGTCCTTTACTGGAAACACCTACTGATTTTGAATATCAAAATCAACGCTTAAATGCATTTGATAAAGGAAAATCAAGTTACCCCATTACTTTGGATTTTGAAAAGCAAGAAGCAATGTATCAAGGAGAGCAATCCCAACATAATACAGAGATGACGATCTCTAAAGATAATGATGCTCTGTGGAGAGCTTTTGGTGTAACTAAATTTCCTGAGGTGAGCAGTAATACCTGATGGACAgttcttaattttattcatgTGAGCAAAAGAAACAGATTCTGAACCTTTGTCTATTTTTTCTGCAGATAAGCTCTGAACTTCTGGACAAGCTGATAACAAGGTTTGAACCAGAAGACAGCTTCAATTCTGCAGCACAGCAACTTCTTTGCATTGAGGAAAGCCTCAATAACAAAACCTTGGTACCTCTGTCCATTTGAATAGGATATGTTCCTATTAGGTTCCTATTCTGGAGCTAAACGGCGTAGTAGTACGAGAATAGACTTTAGTTCAATTTATGTATTTCTAAAAAGGGTATGACCCTCTGTGGTTTGTTAAATGCATCAGAAAGAAACTAAAACTAGTGTAGTAACCAAACAGCTCTAGTTGTTTGGTTCCTCACGTCGATGGTTTATCTGCCTACTAATAGGCGTAATGATAGGTGTGGTGATTTAGTAACTGCAGCTTCTGGCTGCAATCCATCATGACATGGCCTTTATCCTCCTAAATTAGGCTATGTTCTTATAAAAATGTTACCATTGACTTATCTTGAGTCATGGTTAGATTATTGTATTCTGCTAGGAAGTTATAACCAAGAAATTTTATATATCTCCATGTATAACTCTGGTCCTTGTATGTAGATGTGCAAGTACTTGTATTTTCTGGATATGTACCTGTGTATTGTTGTAAAAGTGAATAAAAAGTTCAGTTTAAGTGAAAATTCAATTTGCCCTGTCTTACACTTTTCAGACATAGGGTTGTCGGTGCGTAATATCAGATGACCTGGTTGATTTTTTGGTGATAGTTAATAATGACTAAagcttttgtttttttatctGTATAATAGTGGTGGCTTTCTCTTGATATGTTCAGATGTTACAGAATTGCAAAAGTGAACAATATGGGTTCACAGCTTATCAgcatgataaaaatttaatcagATGAAAGAAGAGACATAAATATCTGAAATTCTGAAatgtagaaaaataatttttaattttcatgatAGCGATATAAAAATACCCAACGAAaactttcttctcttttctattGGATTGTGGTGGCATGGAGAAGGGAGTGGATGGTAAAATCGAAAAAAGGTGTCGGGGTAAAAttgaaaccaaaaataaaaattatggttaTCAGGAAAAACTAAACAATAGTAATTTAATGCCAAgtaaaaaactatattttttttttaaattaaaaaactataaagttaaatacatagttttacttttttttaattgggTGTTCGATtgaatctatttttaaaattcttatttaaaataactaaaatgttTTGATTTAGCTccaaatttttctaaatttataatttagtacaAATATCATGAAGTTTAATTCttacttttaaaattgaaattaaattaaaattattgaaaggAACTTttccaattaatataaaaataaaaagaaactgGGCTGATTTAATACGGGTTCCGACAAATGGACAATCCTAGATTAGCATAGGCCTGACGAATCGAGTGGATAAAATTCAAATGGGTTTGGGATATTTAGGCTCCACCAATTATCGAGCTTTGTATAAAGATAAAACCcacaattataaaaattatgttcCGCCTGACGAGAGTAAGGTgttataaacacatataaacatgaaTGTGATAGACAGGTATATGTATAGaacagtaaaaaaaaataaaagaaaataaaaataacagagaaagagaacaataaatatcaaatttactaaaattcaCTTAATTtcagatttatttttaatctcagatattaaaaataaaattaattagtggtCTAAATTATAGTACAGATGATATAAAACCTTATTCTGAAGGGTGACGTTGCATCACTATCCTTACTATATGCATGTGAATATTTCAGATTATTGCAGAAGCAGAATCAAACTTGGGAAACAAGtagaagtaaaaaataaagatattcgCGGGGTCTACTCTGCAGAAAGACTCATTTGCCCCTCCAATTGAATCTATTTACCAACTTGTAATGGAAGTAGTGACGTCACAACTTCCCAGCCAAGTAGCGACTTTGGAGTTTTGCATAGAAAACGTCGACCTATAAATACTCCCTTCCCTCCTCTGTTGCCTAAGGCAAGCATTCCCCTGCTTCCACCAAAATGTTATTCATCAACTAAGCCTTTTGTGTCCCATTTTGGGAAGAGGAATGAAACGTAACTTCTCAGCCAGTAAGTTTTTTTCTTCTAGCTTGTTGTGCCAAAACATTAACCTTCTTCGGCGGTGTAATTGCTCCATTTCTGTTCCTtctttataactttgttttgtttttctttttttttttttcttttttgatatAGCAATGACTATCCCTACACCACCGGACCAATAGAACAAGGTGGTTGAATATAGATTAACTCCAGCAGACTAAGAGCTGTTAATCATATTTCGaagagaaaatatatttaattgtgATGATGATGCCTCGCTAATCACGGAGATCAAAGCTTGTTCCTTTGAACCGTGGGATCTACCTAGTAACCATACATACCTTTTCCAgttctttttcttacttttcaTCATGGTAATTTTGTTAATCAATATTGTTTGTTTGCAGATGTAGACCATACAGGTTTAGAGGATCAAGTGTGATATTTCTTTTACTACCGTGATTATAAAGTATTCGGGTGATGGACATTCAAATCCAGCAATGAGGATAGAATATTGGAAATCCACTAGAAGTTCTGTGAAGTGGAAGATAACACCAAAGAAGAGATTggtacaaaaaaaatataattttttctaaaagattATGGTGGAtggttttaattttgaaatttgtaATCACAACCAGATGGCAACGAATTCATATATGGTTTGTGATCTTGGAAATTATGTAATTTCCAACCAGCTTGACTAAAATGTCAACCTGCGAACAAGTTGAGCGGAGTGGCATCGTAGCTTTTGATTATGAAAATCAAAATCTAAAAGAGATGGCCATTCATTCAGCTAATTATAAAGGACTTCACAAGTTGGATCCTAATCAAGAGGATCAAAATCCAAATGAGATGGCTAACTGCTATGTCAACCTATGCAAATGGAGATAAAAATGCAGCGGATGCAACGCCTTAAAGGTGTGAAATTGCATCTTTGCAGGCCATTCTATACCAGCCTGTACCTCTGTCCTTCAATTCCTATTAGCTATTAGCTGTTCAAATTTGTACCTTATAATATTAGTATTAATAAGCAATGTTTGCATTTGATATTGTATGAAGGTCCAATGTATTGCTGAAGGAAGCTTTGTTTAAAATGTACCAATTGTCGCCCCTTATCTTTGAGTTTTGACTGTAAAATGTGTATTAAAGAATGCATTTCTGACTGAGGAAAGCCTCTCCTACACCAGCTTTGCTACCTTTCTGCCTAGCAAAACAAGTTCTGAGATGGGATCTACATGAGAATGTTCCTCTGCCCTATTTTGTATTCTATAACAAGTATATAAACTGAAAACTCAACATAGTTTATACTGTTCCACATGTTTAACATCACATGTTTATAAGGGATTGTACTTTGGGTGGCTTCGTTGTAGATTGGTGGTGTGCTCCAATGTTTCTGTTTCTGATGAGACTTGCCACACTGTTTTCTGATGAGACTTACTACAATTAATAGTTACCTTGCCGTAACAATTATATAtgtaattgaaaaaattaaaaataaattttaattacaatcATGGATCtacttgaaataaaaataaaaaaaattacattcaaCCAAGTGTATACCCCGATAAAATAACgacatattaattaaaatcacTGTAATGTGCGGCAAGCTGAACTCTCTAACATGTAGATAAATCTCCGGGAGTGACTATTATTGTCAATTAATTGTTTGCCGGCACGTTatatgaatattaaaattttttataatactatCGTAttgtttgatattattttataaaataatattttattatatttattttactcattgagaaaaatagaatatttttttctaaaatttcaaattttaaataataataaaatataaatccatAGGCTATTAAactcaattatattaaaaataatttaaagattttagtattaattattcgtatattactaatatttaataataaattctatttaaaaaattatattcttaaaaaaaataaaatttaataagttgAATTAATGACAATGGTGGTCACAATAATTGTGGAGGGAAATTATTTGTTTTATCACAATACTCGTATTAATGTTTTAAGCGATAAAATCTAATATATCAATTATGTTAAATCAATATTGTTTTATAATAGtataaatgattttataataaatataaatatattttattattaaaaaaaataaaatgatctcTTCAAAACATTTAGATGATTTTTCGTCCAACTTTAATCTAACAAATTGATTGAGTTAGCTATCGATAATTGTCCAACCATATATTCCatgctaaatattaaaaaataaaaatataaaaattttaaaatacgagttatttaaaaataaaatagagagaATTGTAGAAAGAAATACATGAAATGAAAATTATggtaatagattttttatataatagataatgaaagtaaaaaaattaaaattatcattaatttaataaattataataatttaaatttaataaatttttttgaatcaattaaatttaataatttgattgtttaatatttttaatactattTTTAAATCAAAGTATTAGAATcacaactttattttttattatacttcaattaattatatttattaatttttataattgtttgaattgaataaaattttactataatattttatacaattaattttattaatttttttatatctttatcattgttaatatttttttataataattttaatcaatggtatatatttattctatataattattcacatcatatagaatatttttaattaaatatattagttataattgtataaaattattaaataaataaataataatatcgcGAGATAGTAAAaacttttaatgtaatttttttattataaaattattgctatgcggtaaaaatattttttcaatcatTCAAACATCTTTTTATATGATATTtactcaatttttataaatacttttttaatattttatttattattaaaatttaaaaatataataaaattttttaataataaaaacacaataaaatttttattacaatattcataatataatatattaatatattaaaaagtaataggATATAAAAAACTATTATATAACATtgacaataaatataataaaaatatatttattatattaaaaagcagtagaaaattaaaaggtcatacactatatatatattaatttttattttatataaaaataaaaataaaaatatataaaataattataaatatatagattTAATTGTGTCAACCGTCAATTCttagtatataaatttaatagtgaCGCATTCACATGTTTAAACTTGTGataaatgtatttaaataaatttgagtggTTTCACTTTTTACTCCTCCAATTTTtaattctcaattaaaaaaaaaaattttaatagtgaCACTTTTCAATCCCACATCAATCTATTTTggaattcataaatttattaaagatagaaattttaaatatatatagttagtgtttagttttaaattttttaattataattaatatattatattaaaaatattataaaaaataaaaaattataaaaaatttaaaacacgtataaattataataataattaatcgataatattattaaatataaaaatataatttaaaaataaaaataaaatatattaaatataccaATTGACACAAATAAATATCCTTTGATATAATTGTATGACCTTGAGTATATGactttgttatatatatatatatatatatatatatatatatatatatataatgcttAAAAATTTTGAGCGAATGAAAATGTTCGAGAATGTTCGTAGTGCTTAATTCAGAGATTGTAAAGGAAGTTTGGTGAAGCCCGAACCAGACTTGGTGAGTAAGTCGTGGGTCTTTTCCCTCTTTGTTAATATTCCATACTGGAATTTGATCATTTGCTATGTCGACAATGACATTCCAGTCTAAGgtgtaattttaaattctatcaAGAAAACTGTTGAAGCAACATATATATTTAACGGCTAACTGGTTAGAAAATTCACACACTTTCGCTAGCTACTTCTCCTTGAGCCAAGCGTACCCAGATGCTCTTAATCACTCTGCTCTATTTCTAGTAATTATTTGCAGATGGACTCCGGAATTGGCTACAGATTCCATCCGACCGATGAAGAATTGGTGGATCATTACCTGAGGCTCAAGATGCTTGGTTATGATCATGAAGTCCAAGCGATCCCGGTGGTCAATGTCTTGGATTTTGAACCTTGGGAATTGCCTCGTAAGTATAGTAATCTGTTTCCTTAATTTATTCTTGCACATTATTTAAGTAATTGCAATGCAGATATCGAGCATCCAGAGGTGGTGATATCTAAAATCCCAAACGACCAAGTATGGTATTTCTTTTGCCCTCGCAATTACAAGTACTCATATAGCCACAGGGCCAATAGGACCACTAATGCTGGATACTGGAAAGTCACAGGCAAGGATCGTAAAATCAACGACAATGGTATCAAAAAGAATTTGGTTTTCTATCAAGGTCGTCCTAAAGGAGCGAAGACCAACTGGATCGTGCATGAGTACAATCCCACGTTCAACTTTCCAACCCAGGTTACCTTTCTAAGTCATTCTACAGTTAGCTAGTTTATACTACATATTGCAGAAACTCACACAATACATACTTCAACTCTTACTTTGTGTAGAGGGATTTCGTTCTTTGCAAATTGAAGAAGAGACCAGATGATTCAGATGATATGCGCTCCTTGGAAGAACGTGAATCGAATACAATGGTGGCTCCTGCTTCTCCTACTGGACGCAATATAACAGAGGTAAGGAGTTGCATTGGTAGCACCGTAATTCATACTAACGGGTGGCTTTAGTGAAGTTGTGCTCATGTTTTCTACTTTAACTATGTAGGAAGACTCGCAGCTGCGAGCATATATGGAATCATTTAATGGAATCAATGAGAGGGATTACAGTCTTAACTCTGCACTGCAGTGGCCGACCTACTATAGTTATCATTAAGAATTTGAATATGTATTCGAAAGGGATAGCTGATACCGTGCATAGTTGGTTCTGGTTTATTTTCAGCTACGAGAAGCCAACGAGTTCAACTTGATGCAGCATGTCACTACGTTGCTTGAGACTTTCTGTTTTAATTATGTATTTCCTTGGTGTTTATTTGTTCTGTATATCTAAGCCTACTTACTTTTTGGTTCTTTTGTACCTCCTCTGTCGTCATGTTCTCTAATATACTGTGTTGAATGGGGAACTTTCCCTTCTGTTTATGTGAGTTTCAAAAATAAGTACTGATTTACAGATTTGTCTCCTTATATTACCCCATCCCACATTTTGATTTTATTGTCAATGGCGGGGCAAAGAGGAACATCATTTCAtgcaattttataattataattaaaaaactaaaa
The Manihot esculenta cultivar AM560-2 chromosome 1, M.esculenta_v8, whole genome shotgun sequence genome window above contains:
- the LOC122721333 gene encoding NAC transcription factor 47-like isoform X2; this encodes MNNNSYSSYSSSGSPQFVPPNLPPGWRFYPSDEELVDHYLKRKRRGDPIDGLDIGEVQICDYDPKDLPDLSKNKSRDKVWYFFCLRLYHKNSGLAKRKAKGGYWKCTGDPRLVTAQDSDEEIGIKRTLVFHNPDATQWVIHEYEYTAALNSPVKGNYVLCKLKIKSNKKEKASKRSKKAEPDCKNTRPKKKARKCESDSNLTSASASRNKKLEEMTAYSAYGEGEPSNAIILDLENENPSMAANSTYNECETSSLMDSNFENPFYKKAIDSSRNTGETSGPMASYLENHSPNVMTAMSSYSGLEHEIPCEITSLSTNNQVETSCFKTYDFQNQCSNAFDKGKCLNAFDKGKSSYLITLDFENQNPSKIWDLSASREGEQCPLPETPTDFEYRNQCLNAFDKGKSSYPITLDFEKQEAMYQGEQSQHNTEMTISKDNDALWRAFGVTKFPEISSELLDKLITRFEPEDSFNSAAQQLLCIEESLNNKTLVPLSI
- the LOC110627618 gene encoding protein NTM1-like 9 isoform X1, which gives rise to MDSGIGYRFHPTDEELVDHYLRLKMLGYDHEVQAIPVVNVLDFEPWELPHIEHPEVVISKIPNDQVWYFFCPRNYKYSYSHRANRTTNAGYWKVTGKDRKINDNGIKKNLVFYQGRPKGAKTNWIVHEYNPTFNFPTQRDFVLCKLKKRPDDSDDMRSLEERESNTMVAPASPTGRNITEEDSQLRAYMESFNGINERDYSLNSALQWPTYYSYH
- the LOC110627618 gene encoding protein NTM1-like 9 isoform X2, with product MDSGIGYRFHPTDEELVDHYLRLKMLGYDHEVQAIPVVNVLDFEPWELPQVVISKIPNDQVWYFFCPRNYKYSYSHRANRTTNAGYWKVTGKDRKINDNGIKKNLVFYQGRPKGAKTNWIVHEYNPTFNFPTQRDFVLCKLKKRPDDSDDMRSLEERESNTMVAPASPTGRNITEEDSQLRAYMESFNGINERDYSLNSALQWPTYYSYH
- the LOC122721333 gene encoding uncharacterized protein LOC122721333 isoform X1, producing MNNNSYSSYSSSGSPQFVPPNLPPGWRFYPSDEELVDHYLKRKRRGDPIDGLDIGEVQICDYDPKDLPDLSKNKSRDKVWYFFCLRLYHKNSGLAKRKAKGGYWKCTGDPRLVTAQDSDEEIGIKRTLVFHNPDATQWVIHEYEYTAALNSPVKGNYVLCKLKIKSNKKEKASKRSKKAEPDCKNTRPKKKARKCESDSNLTSASASRNKKLEEMTAYSAYGEGEPSNAIILDLENENPSMAANSTYNECETSSLMDSNFENPFYKKAIDSSRNTGETSGPMASYLENHSPNVMTAMSSYSGLEHEIPCEITSLSTNNQVETSCFKTYDFQNQCSNAFDKGKCLNAFDKGKSSYLITLDFENQNPSKIWDLSASREGEQCPLPETPTDFEYRNQCLNAFDKGKCLNAFDKGKSSYPITLDFENQNPSKIWDLKASREGEQCPLLETPTDFEYQNQRLNAFDKGKSSYPITLDFEKQEAMYQGEQSQHNTEMTISKDNDALWRAFGVTKFPEISSELLDKLITRFEPEDSFNSAAQQLLCIEESLNNKTLVPLSI